The segment TTGTATACCAACATTTGCTAAATTCCATTGATTTTTACACATATCGAGTAGAACCTAGAAATAAttgtaaagtttgtttttaagtttacttagtaaagttttattttctagaaatttttttcttttgtaaccttttttttctacttttgcTCTCTTATTGTGAAGATAAAATTAGATACCGAAAAAGTTCTTACTTAAAACCTTAAAACTCAATTAATATTCCTGTTAATATTAACTAAGAATTAGTAGTAGACTTAATGAGACAATTGTCTAAAGTcattattataacaatatttcaaaaatggtatgtaattttttttttattgtaggaGGACTTGGACCAGTACAAAGTAAAGGAACATATCAAGGTTTTGGTAACACTCCAACAAATCAGACAAGTATGTTCACACACAGagtcacatttttaaaaagatttttgaagAATAAAAGTTGGCATCGCAAATGAAGGGTGttcttattgaaaaaaacagTGCTTGACTCTTTGGCTTTCTACAGTTATCATTGATAGTTCTTTAATGGAAGAGATTCAGTCAGTATTCATGTTTACAATCTTATCACAGAATAGCTTTCAAACAAAAGATAGATAATAATATTAGCAAGCtattgaaactataaaaaactTGCCCATTgtctgttaaaatatttttcttcagGAGGTATCGAAGACATCATTCTAGATGGAATTGAAAAGTTTGGTGCCAGGATAACAGAGACAGCAGCTGACCGCCAGGCCGCTGTCCTTGCCAAACTTGACCTGGGCAGCTCAACTAGTAACTATAAGCCGCCAGTTGTTAATTACCCTTTGGAACAAACTTCTAGTCAAATGAAAGCTGCAGAACATCAACATCCGACTCGAACTGGTCAGTTTGTAAtatgttttgttcttttcattttattttaaaagtactatttacattagatttttaccaaataattaaatttttactacctttactattttaactgtgaatagaccttgattttaatgatatgactgtatagaatttggcccttgttgtttagagagagagtagtccttaagggactgcaggcacgacatggcctaaactgtgccgatgtgcctaaaatcaaaatcaaatcaaatcatttatttaaaaaatagaagaacTTAAATTTATAATGCTtggtggcagagtggtaaagcgcttggcttctgaaccgagagGTCCCGGTTTttgaatcctggttaagactgggattgttaattttgggatctttagggtgcctctgagtccacccagctctaacgggtacctgacactagttggggaaaagtaaagacgggttgtcattgtgctggtcacatgacacacataaaccgtgggccatagaaacagatggcgttaacatcatctgcctatagatcgcaaggtctgaaaggggaatataTTATTCAAGCTTGATGAATTTAGTTTTAGCAGAATGAAAAAGAGGAACTCTTGAAACTTCATTGAGTTTACAAGGAGCAATGCAATAGTCTTAGAATAGCCTTGTAGAGACTTAAGtataacatgaaaaaaaacaagtatacAGAAAAATAGTAGAGACTTAAGTATAACATGAAAAAACCAAGTATACAGAAAAATAGTAGAGACTTAAGTATAACATGAAAAAACCAAGTATACAGAAAAATAGTAGAGACTTAAGTATAACATGAAAAAAACAAGTATACAGAAAAATAGTAGAGACTTAAGTATAACATGAAAAAAACAAGTATACAGAAAAATAGTAGAGACTTAAGTATAACATGAAAAAAATAAGTATACAGAAAAATAGTAGAGACTTAAGTatagcatgaaaaaaaaacaatatacagAAAAATAATAGAGACTTAAGTATAACATGAAAAAACCAAGTATACAGAAAAATAGTAGAGACTTAAGTATAACATGAAAAAACCAAGTATACAGAAAAATAGTAGAGACTTAAATATAACATGAAAAAAACCAAGTATACAGAAAAATAGTAGAGACTTAAGTATAACATGAAAAAAACAAGTATACAGAAAAATAATAGAGACTTAAGTATAACATGAAAAAAACCAAGTATACAGAAAAATAGTAGAGACTTAAGTATAACATGAAAAAACCAAGTATACAGAAAAATAGTAGAGACTTAAGTATAACATGAAAAAACCAAGTATACAGAAAAATAGTAGAGACTTAAGTATAACATGAAAAAAACAAGTATACAGAAAAATAGTAGAGACTTAAGTATAACATGAAAAAAACCAAGTAtacagaaaaatgtaaaaatgccTTAGAGATGCCATAGAGCTAATAATGAAGAACAGCTAGCCCTATAATGGCATAGTGTAAGGCTTTACTTGAATGAATGTGGTTCTCTTCTGGTATTATTAGAATGCTCACGGTGTATTAACTCTtcctctcctaactgacgataccagcgttgattccaccagaatgtggtaaataattacggagagaaagaattaattaaatgtCCTTCTTCAGGCTGAACTTGTTGTTGCGTATGTCCCCATGTAAATCTACTGAGTTATATGACTACAACATGTAGTGTGAAGAATAAACACTAACATAACAGACATGGTTTTCTTTAACACAAATAATGATTCATAACATACTGGCAACTTCAGCCATCAAGACAGGAATATTTCACATAAAGCAATAGTGTAATCCAAATGAATTCATCAAATACATAGCTAATAATACTTTCATCTTAAATACAAgacatgtctgtcttctaccatATTTCTGAGGTCTACTACTTAACCATGTGATTAACACCCCACAATTCAACTGTGGCCCCTTTGATTTCCCCGAGCGAGATCATATTCTCCATAAACAAGTGAATCTCGAGTTTCCTTCTTAATACATTCGCAATATCTATAAATAATGATGTGACACATAGTAATATGACATCTTATAAAAGTGTCTGACTAGATAAATGACTTTGtaaagaatagtccattatttacttaattttactttattaagCGGTTAAAGTGTAGCATTTGTTGCAaaaatatggctgcctggtcatgtggtatgtgatTTGGATGGTCCATTggtggtctcaggttcaaacccCGCCTGCTGCCAGCCTTCATTGTCCTTTGGGAGGtttggctaggatgtaattatcttcagattctgaagaaacatctgatACAtgtacaacaacaaacaaacaaaaaactgcaGGTTAtaacaaatgttttttaaataggcCAGAACAGTTTAGAAGGACACAAACTTCACTCTGCTCACGTTATaagctaaaattaaaaacttataATCAGTTTACTGTCAGGTAATTGAATTTGTAACCTTaacctttaactctttctatccgtaattattttccacattccgatggaattcttcattttctcattattattattttttccctgttatgattaagcttcaataactttctCATTTGTTATCTGAGAATGCTTtattatttggtctagaattaaaggtGAATGCACGCTCTTTTTTATAgaacacaaagtaaagtttatacaatcaaacattaatttaatttaatgaggtcaaatcaataaTGATATCATcaattagaagagaaagagtttaaaaacaaatacccTATTGGCCtagttatttgttgttttttttaatttgcaccgaaacttaatgaaatgtttgtcttcttttttctacaaaattttagatattaaaaatgttattgagaCTAAGTGTCGACTTCAAAGTGAAACCAAAAAATTTTTTAGTCTGGAAGATTCACAGCTGTAATTTATTTAGCCTGGAAGATTCACAGCTGTAATTTATTTAGTCTGGAAGATTCACAGCTGTAATTTATTTAGTCTGGAAGATTCACAGCTGTAAATTATTTAGCCTGGAAGATTCACAGCTGTAATTTATTTAGTCTGGAAGATTCACAGCTGTAATTTATTTAGTCTGGAAGATTCACAGCTGTAATTTATTTAGTCTGGAAGATTCACAGCTGTAATTTATTTAGTCTGGAAGATTCACAGCTGTAATTTATTTAGCCTGGAAGATTTACAGCTGTAATTTATTTGGCCTGGAAGATTCACAGCTGTAATTTATTTAGTCTGGAAGATTCACAGCTGTAATTTATTTAGCCTGGAAGATTCACAGCTGTAATTTATTTAGCCTGGAAGATTCACAGCTGTAATTTATTTAGTCTGGAAGATTCACAGCTGTAATTTATTTAGTCTGGAAGATTCACAGCTGTAATTTATTTAGCTTGGAAGATTCACAACTGTAATTTCTTTAGTCTGGAAGATTCACAGCTGTAAATTATTTGGCCTGGAAGATTCACAGCTGTAATTTATTTAGTCTGGAAGATTCACAGCTGTAATTTATTTAGCCTGGAAGATTTACAGCTGTAATTTATTTGGCCTGGAAGATTCACAGCTGTAATTTATTTAGTCTGGAAGATTCACAGCTGTAATTTATTTAGCTATTTAGCCTGGAAGATTCACAGCTGTAATTTATTTAGCCTGGAAGATTCACAGCTGTAATTTATTTAGCCTGGAAGATTCACAGCTGTAATTTATTTAGCCTGTATGATCATGTCTTTTTTCAATATTGTCCTTGTGCCAGTAAAGAAACACCAACCTGGCAAAGCAGGAGGAGGTTGGGGAGATGAAGAAGACAGTGATGAGAATGACAGCACATCAAACCATCCAAGTATGGAGACTGATAGTCTGTTTGATCCTAGTGTTAGGTACGTCTCTTGTTAATCCTTCACCTAAAGAATTTAGAATTTTGGCTTAAGGTTAATGTAAACTTAGAGATACAAGAGGGGGCACGGTGGCTAAgaagttaagcgcttggcttccgaacctagggtcctgggttccaatctctgtgaaggctgggattttgaattttgggattttagggcacccctgagtccacccaactctaatgggcacctgactttagttggggaaagtaaaggtggtaggTCATTGTGAAGGCCAGTGATACCCAGctcattaactgttggccagagaaacagatgaccttaatatcatttgCCCAAAAACAAAAGATGTGCAAGAAAACAGGACTGGGACATATTTGCTTCGACCGTTTCTTTTATTATCCACATGGTATCCatcctcccccctcccaccagtgaatacaccatacaccTACCTTCAATTTGCGCGACCATTTATAAATGTGattgtttaaatgttaaaactttatttcttgaccatatttttttgttttaactttgaaTAGTGTTTGAGTGTTTTTAACTAGAGACAACAATGTCAAGCATTTTGACTTTTGTCCTATTATTTCGTTTACTACTACTGttattgtaacaattacaataTTACTTAtttacagtgcttttttttgtaaaaaaaaaaaatagatgatgGATCGCCTAACTttaaactactaataaattaataataaacgttaaaatacaagaaaaggagtaattttttccccactttgaaaaaggtgccggtatgcTATATTGGTgcataccatcacaaaaaaagcactgcttaTTCATATTCAGtctttcatctctttttttttaaattgtgtatttGCATAAACCTAGACTTCAGCCTGAGGCAGACTGGCAAGAAGAGACAGACTTAGTTGCCAGGTTTTTGAGGCAAGGATCAACTGGCATCGATAGAATGTATTTGTCTCCTTCGGATCTAAAAAATTTCCTTGCCAGGTGCAGCTCCCTAAGTTGTGACGCTGTCGTGGAAATACTTCTGTCCAAACTCGTCTCACTGGACGCTGGTGTAGTTTTGGTCAGTAAACGGCTAAACTTATACTGTTAAtattgcatctttttttttatattccaaaGTATTATTTATCGATTTACACAGATTAGATTAATGTCACAATTGATTTGTATTCAACAGTGTGGTGTTATAACAGGAAAAGAGCACTCTCATTTGTTTTGATAGCCTCTTTGTTCTCGGCttggcttttcttttttatttgtgtatctCTCACATCGTgcagagtatttttttttcttttccgacaTACATTTTTGATGCATATTTTAAGAATTACTCTTTGAACTAAGATTTCAAAGCTTTCTTATTTAGTATTGAACCTGTTAAAtttctgtaattattttatataaaattttcttaaatttcgttaaaatattttttaccttccACCTTTTGTACAATTTTAGCAATAAATTTCATAATTTAGGTGTTCATCATATAAACaggcacaaaatagagcagtgagattcataactattgaatattcacatttgactagagtaacacctttagtataatcattaaatttagaaacccttcagggtagaagacttaaaaataaagtagcaattataaataaaacactgaaccataattttcaaatacaaaaacaaaacctaacaaaatactcagaaaagatacaaagatataggcacattccttgttccatatgctaggacaaaattTTACAAATGCTCCTACTTCCCttgtgctataagagcatggaatggttgcctgagtcagccagaaaaaacaatgacttggcagaatttaagtcgttgGCTAACATGCAAGATTAGgttgacctagggacacgcatatgacgtattcatcttcttttttttgaagtaacagaATTACacttctttattttataagacaaGAAGATAAGATGATGATGTTAATATTGTAACTGCTTAATATttgttaatgctttttttttctattttttattcttaGAGAGCACTTCAGTTGCTGGAAAGTGTAATATTCAACAGAGAAGAGCTCATCAATATAGACACACTTGCTGCCATGTGTAAGGTAACTCTGGTCACATGCTACAATAACTGCCACACAAGATTAGAAGAGTCGCCCAACATACGAGGATCAAAGAATCAACTCAGCAATCAGTCCCCGTGGAGCAGTGTCAAGGTCAAACTTGCTAAAGTTGTTCTCATCCTTCAAAAGTTGTCCTCTCATAAAGACATTTTACCAGCAGAAAGATTAACAGGCTTCAATTCTTGTGTAGCTCCAGTGATACCCCAAGTCAATTAACCCATTAGCTTTTTTTGCAGTTGAGAATGTTTTTGTCCTAAACGATTGTAGAGATTGTAGACCGTTTCTAAAATCCCCTTTTCAATATACTTGCTTTAAATTACCGATTCAAATCTGGAAGATTTCTAttgcttaaaataatttttcaaacgaGCAGGCCCATAGCCACAGTGTATAATCCCCCACCTGGGAAAATGAGTATTTTCTAAAggtattaaaattatatatattttttaaactagacatattgctctatttttaaagtaagttatttgtttatttaggtACTATTAGATgttaaatttgattattttttcaaaatatatatttttaatttattttcttaaattcaGAGTTAGCCTTCATTGCTTAGGGCTTTGGAAGGTTTTTTCCTAACcggaaataggagctattgggttgaTTAGAGCTTTGCTTTACTAACTTAGAGAAGCTCTGTGTTTTTTACACAACGAAAGAACCATCTAGATCACATTGCTGTACTAAGGTCACAGGCATTTACTATTTTTCCTGCCATATATTATCAGTAAACCTATTGTAAATCTATAGAAAACCTTGCTCCATACATGCACAGATTAAGTTAATTCAGTGAATCAACAAGGTAGGATGGTTGCCTGGACAAGTGCTGTGGACTACGGACTGTTGTCCAATTGGTCTCAAGCTCAAACCCCTGCCCGTCCCATCCCCTGAAGAAGGTTTGAGcataattatcttcatttctgacAGAACGTCAAACCttatgaaacaaatgaaaacagtTTGAATTTCtactaaagcatttttaaactATATCAGAATTATAGTTTACATAGTCACACCACTGAAACTATCCATGTACTatggaaaataaaacaatgaaacttcAGAAGctgaattaatattaaa is part of the Biomphalaria glabrata chromosome 2, xgBioGlab47.1, whole genome shotgun sequence genome and harbors:
- the LOC106063834 gene encoding AP-4 complex accessory subunit Tepsin-like; amino-acid sequence: MNSTSQRLTFVNKISILLKATSDDENATPGYMFREINDISFESSGYCESLAEFLIDRVRQKSCNIKFKALKVIKYLTENGSLTFQSAIRKYSDVIKECIKFGGPPHPMHGNTPYLSVRELSKELCEVLYNKDVITKSPDGAASPEQPIPFKYGGLGPVQSKGTYQGFGNTPTNQTRGIEDIILDGIEKFGARITETAADRQAAVLAKLDLGSSTSNYKPPVVNYPLEQTSSQMKAAEHQHPTRTVKKHQPGKAGGGWGDEEDSDENDSTSNHPSMETDSLFDPSVRLQPEADWQEETDLVARFLRQGSTGIDRMYLSPSDLKNFLARCSSLSCDAVVEILLSKLVSLDAGVVLRALQLLESVIFNREELINIDTLAAMCKVTLVTCYNNCHTRLEESPNIRGSKNQLSNQSPWSSVKVKLAKVVLILQKLSSHKDILPAERLTGFNSCVAPVIPQVN